Proteins from a genomic interval of Rubinisphaera italica:
- a CDS encoding c-type cytochrome: protein MQTNSLRIPLLFSLLLIFNVTNFVSAAPEVENPEESDFPPGLLGTYKVGDTRLERIDADVSFDWQSSSPDPRMGPGPFSANWQGLLLVKSQGGHRFHVYLAGEVEILIDGNTVLKGFSDQPQWISGEEIPLSFGEKELDIRYRKTGNVGAIKLFWSSEKFPIEPVSTYLLYREEGRPDLTEIEVGRHQFRALHCDRCHALDRNTQSSPAPSLIHAAIGLKDSWISQKLLEKPSGTDNMPHFKMTSEQAADIAAYLLHHKQSLSKLAKVKVKSKDDETVAGELLAFSTGCLACHTIGDLGTSGDFGGGTLDEVGSKRSLEWIAAWLKDPASLNTHHRMPVFQLDQKETQQLAVYLSSLKGKTDHQKKSLPTLADEEQLSRGKKAIQFFGCVSCHEISGFEQEINGEPLPYEYHIRVYEELPENSNLLGCLAERKENSAAHQPYYPQANVEAIRAWMKTYPEVREQNAHHQTMDYFRGADLLIEKNCTACHPRDREAGLVAVAGKVSKKDPRLTGQSQGLIPPHLTAVGDRMLTESLAKGIRGELPKRLPWLSVRMPKFNHTESESKQLLSYLIGHDRLPDTIPDERLQLAEVNLTSAEVLLTGRELIGGRAFNCIACHKFGEYEPRNTALGTRGSDLLGLASRMRSPYFLRWTSSPLRIVPGMEMPSYNQPKHGFPIETIHEQLTVLWQGMNHPEFKAPSNPTVVEKYLVVQPGEPSRIVRDVFERTGSKKDREFLARPLAIGLDNGHSLLFDLDAVSLREWTYGDFAFQQTEGKSWFWHMAGAPVVKEFTQQADFVLRKSNEPSALLIQPSKEGFRTGRLRDYRVESQGVVLHYEIDFRIDGQLHIVKISEHMLPLTDDKQSGFARRIEATDVPQGYHLALQQSIEPTSVAQPELIVEGKQIPLGSKEPDPILFQAGANGSQDLNLEYWTKLYTRATTPYPDKPQVAGRPEVITGTPGFDAHRLPLTSTLMPTALAWSKDRQMIASSLKGDVFSLKDSDRDGLDDQLQLIQSGLAAPFGVYCEGDSLYVAHKPEILRIDQFQSDRPQLNVIADGWGHSENYHDWVTGFAQDKNGKLLIATGSDYTQKDRERELTLWRGDVLRLEQDSELTPIASALRYPIGIASDSKGRVFVSDQQGVQNCFNEINYIVPDATYGVPGQRTSPGQEKRAAIQIPHPWTRSVNGIFFIPDRDGLGALSAFRGHGVGCEYNNRFLVRFSLQEVNGELQGACYELTKSAENLPTDAPVFLGPICGGVSPDGLIYIGNIHDSGWLGGQNTGEIIRLTPQDKLPNGIRELRATSTGFELEFLEPVSEEALQKKETYDLVGYTRIWEGAYASPDSGRYRPEIKSLEVGDGGKTVRINVDQLKPSFVYELHLNEALEVFPASAYYTMNQIPKP from the coding sequence GTGCAGACGAACTCCCTCCGAATTCCCCTCCTATTCTCATTACTGCTGATTTTTAATGTAACCAACTTTGTCTCGGCTGCTCCCGAAGTTGAGAATCCAGAAGAAAGCGATTTTCCACCTGGATTGCTCGGCACTTACAAAGTTGGCGACACCAGACTGGAAAGAATCGATGCCGATGTCTCATTTGACTGGCAGTCGAGTTCTCCTGATCCGCGAATGGGGCCCGGACCATTTTCTGCAAACTGGCAGGGTCTGCTACTGGTCAAGAGTCAGGGGGGGCATCGTTTTCATGTCTATCTGGCTGGTGAAGTTGAAATCCTGATCGATGGCAATACTGTATTAAAGGGATTTTCTGATCAACCCCAGTGGATCTCAGGAGAGGAAATTCCTCTCTCCTTTGGCGAAAAAGAACTTGATATCCGTTACCGAAAAACAGGGAATGTGGGCGCGATCAAATTATTCTGGTCGAGTGAAAAATTTCCGATTGAACCAGTCTCGACCTACCTTCTGTATCGGGAAGAGGGGCGTCCCGATCTGACAGAAATCGAAGTTGGACGACACCAGTTCCGCGCATTGCATTGCGATCGTTGTCATGCATTGGATCGAAATACGCAAAGCAGTCCTGCTCCATCACTCATACATGCGGCGATCGGCTTGAAAGATTCCTGGATCTCTCAAAAACTGTTGGAGAAACCCTCCGGCACGGACAATATGCCACATTTCAAGATGACCAGCGAGCAGGCGGCTGACATTGCTGCTTATTTACTACATCACAAACAAAGTCTATCCAAACTTGCCAAAGTCAAAGTCAAATCGAAAGATGACGAAACCGTGGCTGGTGAATTGCTGGCATTCTCAACCGGCTGCCTGGCTTGTCATACAATTGGAGACTTGGGCACCAGTGGCGACTTTGGTGGAGGAACACTTGATGAAGTGGGGTCCAAACGTAGTCTGGAATGGATCGCCGCCTGGCTGAAAGACCCGGCTTCTCTGAATACACATCACCGCATGCCCGTATTTCAACTGGATCAAAAAGAAACTCAGCAACTTGCGGTCTATCTTTCTTCGCTCAAAGGTAAGACTGACCATCAAAAAAAGTCACTACCGACTCTGGCAGATGAAGAACAATTGTCTCGCGGTAAAAAAGCGATTCAATTTTTTGGTTGCGTCTCCTGCCACGAAATCTCTGGTTTCGAGCAGGAGATCAATGGCGAACCCCTGCCTTATGAATACCACATTCGTGTCTATGAAGAATTGCCAGAAAATTCGAATTTACTCGGCTGTCTTGCAGAGCGTAAGGAAAACTCAGCTGCCCACCAGCCTTATTATCCTCAAGCCAATGTCGAGGCAATTCGTGCCTGGATGAAAACTTATCCAGAAGTCCGTGAGCAGAATGCACATCATCAAACAATGGATTATTTCCGTGGGGCCGATTTGCTGATTGAAAAAAACTGCACGGCTTGTCATCCCCGAGATCGAGAAGCTGGACTTGTTGCAGTGGCTGGAAAAGTTTCTAAAAAGGATCCCCGTCTCACTGGGCAAAGCCAGGGATTAATTCCACCCCACTTAACAGCCGTGGGAGATCGGATGCTGACGGAATCGCTCGCAAAAGGTATCCGTGGAGAGTTACCGAAACGCTTGCCGTGGTTGTCTGTTCGCATGCCAAAGTTCAATCACACGGAGTCCGAATCCAAACAATTGTTGAGCTATCTGATCGGCCATGATCGCCTGCCTGACACCATTCCTGATGAACGCCTGCAGTTAGCAGAAGTCAATTTGACATCAGCTGAGGTCCTCTTGACAGGACGAGAGTTGATTGGCGGACGCGCATTCAATTGCATCGCTTGTCATAAATTTGGTGAATACGAGCCGAGGAACACCGCATTGGGAACTCGTGGTTCCGATTTGCTCGGGCTGGCCAGCCGAATGAGATCGCCCTATTTTCTGCGATGGACCTCTTCGCCATTACGCATTGTCCCTGGCATGGAGATGCCCAGTTACAATCAGCCGAAGCACGGCTTCCCGATCGAAACGATCCACGAGCAACTTACTGTTCTGTGGCAGGGAATGAATCATCCGGAATTTAAGGCTCCCTCAAATCCGACTGTTGTGGAAAAGTATTTGGTCGTTCAGCCCGGCGAACCTTCAAGAATTGTACGAGATGTCTTTGAGAGAACTGGCTCAAAAAAAGATCGAGAATTTCTTGCAAGGCCACTGGCAATTGGACTCGATAACGGACACAGCCTGTTATTTGATCTGGATGCCGTAAGTCTACGCGAGTGGACTTATGGTGATTTCGCCTTTCAGCAAACCGAAGGCAAATCCTGGTTCTGGCACATGGCTGGTGCTCCAGTTGTTAAAGAGTTTACGCAACAGGCAGATTTCGTATTAAGGAAATCCAATGAACCTTCGGCATTGTTGATTCAACCCTCCAAAGAAGGATTTCGTACGGGACGGCTACGGGATTACCGTGTGGAATCTCAAGGAGTCGTTTTACATTATGAGATCGATTTTCGCATTGATGGTCAACTCCACATCGTTAAGATCTCCGAACATATGCTGCCCCTGACGGATGATAAGCAATCAGGCTTTGCACGTAGAATTGAAGCAACGGATGTTCCTCAGGGGTATCATCTCGCCTTGCAGCAATCGATCGAACCGACTTCGGTTGCACAACCTGAATTGATTGTCGAAGGAAAACAGATTCCCCTCGGCTCGAAAGAACCGGATCCGATCTTATTTCAGGCAGGCGCGAATGGATCCCAAGATCTGAACCTCGAATATTGGACAAAGCTTTATACCCGCGCTACGACTCCTTATCCCGATAAACCCCAAGTGGCAGGTCGCCCTGAAGTCATTACCGGCACTCCCGGGTTTGATGCTCATCGTTTGCCGTTAACCAGTACTCTCATGCCGACAGCTTTGGCCTGGTCGAAAGATCGGCAGATGATTGCTTCCTCTTTGAAAGGGGATGTCTTCTCATTAAAGGATAGTGATCGAGATGGACTCGATGATCAACTCCAGTTGATTCAAAGTGGCTTGGCGGCTCCCTTCGGTGTGTACTGTGAAGGAGACAGTTTATACGTTGCTCACAAACCGGAGATTTTACGGATCGATCAATTTCAGTCTGATCGCCCGCAATTGAACGTTATCGCCGATGGCTGGGGGCACAGTGAAAATTATCACGACTGGGTCACCGGCTTTGCACAAGACAAGAATGGAAAACTCCTGATCGCGACCGGAAGCGATTACACTCAGAAAGATCGTGAAAGAGAGTTAACACTCTGGCGAGGCGATGTCCTGCGGTTGGAGCAGGATTCTGAATTAACCCCGATAGCCTCCGCATTGCGATATCCGATTGGAATTGCTTCTGACAGCAAAGGTCGGGTATTTGTTTCTGACCAGCAGGGGGTGCAGAACTGTTTCAATGAGATCAATTACATTGTTCCAGATGCAACTTATGGCGTGCCAGGACAGCGAACCAGTCCCGGTCAAGAAAAACGGGCAGCCATTCAGATTCCACATCCCTGGACACGCAGCGTAAACGGCATCTTTTTCATTCCCGATCGTGATGGCCTTGGCGCGCTTTCCGCATTTCGGGGTCATGGCGTCGGCTGCGAATACAACAATCGTTTTCTGGTGCGGTTTTCACTTCAGGAAGTCAACGGAGAACTGCAGGGGGCCTGTTACGAGTTGACGAAATCAGCAGAGAACCTGCCAACGGATGCTCCAGTCTTTCTCGGCCCCATCTGCGGCGGTGTGAGTCCAGATGGTCTGATTTATATTGGCAACATTCACGACAGCGGCTGGCTGGGTGGACAAAACACCGGGGAAATTATCCGACTGACGCCTCAGGATAAACTTCCCAACGGAATCCGCGAACTTCGAGCAACCAGTACCGGTTTTGAACTGGAATTTCTGGAGCCGGTTTCCGAAGAGGCGTTGCAGAAAAAAGAAACGTATGACCTGGTCGGTTATACCCGTATTTGGGAAGGAGCCTATGCCTCACCCGATTCCGGCCGCTATCGACCAGAAATCAAATCTCTGGAAGTGGGCGACGGTGGAAAAACTGTCCGAATCAATGTCGATCAACTCAAGCCCAGCTTCGTCTATGAGTTGCACCTGAACGAAGCATTGGAAGTGTTTCCCGCATCTGCTTACTACACGATGAACCAGATTCCCAAACCATAG
- the frr gene encoding ribosome recycling factor: MNSDEILLDCEERMEKAASVLQDQLKGLRTGRANPGLVDSIRVDYYGSPTPLKQLANISVPEPQQIVIRPFDASALGEIAKAIQASDVGLAPNNDGKLIRLTIPPLSTERRKQLVSRVKEFAEEARISIRNIRRDANKHADQSAKDKLMSEDERDTAKDDVQKLTKKYEGVVNDAANAKEKDVMDE, encoded by the coding sequence ATGAACAGTGACGAAATTCTGCTCGATTGTGAAGAGCGTATGGAAAAAGCGGCCAGTGTGCTGCAGGATCAACTCAAAGGGCTGAGAACCGGACGAGCCAATCCTGGTCTGGTCGATTCCATTCGCGTCGACTACTACGGCTCCCCGACACCGCTCAAGCAATTGGCAAACATCAGCGTGCCTGAGCCACAGCAAATAGTAATTCGTCCATTCGATGCTTCTGCTCTTGGAGAAATCGCTAAAGCGATCCAGGCCAGTGATGTTGGACTAGCTCCCAACAATGATGGCAAACTCATTCGTCTGACAATTCCCCCCCTATCAACAGAACGTCGTAAGCAACTCGTTTCTCGCGTTAAAGAGTTCGCTGAGGAAGCACGGATTTCAATTCGCAATATCCGTCGGGATGCGAATAAACACGCGGATCAAAGTGCAAAAGATAAACTTATGTCGGAAGACGAACGTGATACCGCCAAGGATGATGTTCAGAAGCTGACTAAAAAATATGAAGGCGTCGTCAACGATGCCGCCAACGCCAAAGAAAAAGATGTCATGGATGAATAA
- the pyrH gene encoding UMP kinase — MSESTAPLAYKRVLLKLTGESFCRDRKGGISMTEITRLSEEIRNIVESGVELAIVCGGGNILRGKQFSDGSEAIKPATAHYMGMLATVINGLALQDALEHIGVPTRLQSAISMDSVAEPFIRRRCVRHLEKGRVVILAGGTGSPYVTTDTAAALRAREIEADIVMKATRVDGVYSDDPEKNPHAIRYDRISFQDVIAQRLQVMDAQAFHHCMEHDIPILIFDFQKAGNIINAARGVQVGTLVNSNAAS, encoded by the coding sequence ATGTCCGAATCGACAGCTCCCCTGGCATACAAGCGCGTACTCCTGAAATTGACTGGCGAAAGTTTTTGCCGGGATCGTAAGGGAGGGATCAGCATGACGGAAATCACTCGCCTCTCCGAAGAGATCCGCAATATTGTAGAATCGGGAGTTGAACTGGCGATTGTGTGTGGCGGTGGAAATATCCTGCGAGGAAAACAATTCTCCGATGGCAGCGAAGCGATCAAGCCGGCGACTGCCCATTATATGGGAATGCTCGCAACGGTGATTAACGGTCTGGCCTTGCAGGATGCTCTCGAACATATTGGTGTTCCAACTCGTCTGCAATCGGCCATCAGTATGGATAGCGTTGCCGAGCCCTTCATTCGTCGGCGATGTGTGCGACATCTTGAAAAAGGACGTGTTGTCATTCTGGCGGGAGGGACTGGGAGTCCCTATGTGACAACCGATACCGCTGCCGCTTTAAGAGCCCGTGAAATTGAAGCCGATATTGTGATGAAGGCCACGCGGGTCGATGGCGTTTATTCGGATGACCCCGAGAAAAATCCACATGCGATTCGATACGATCGTATCTCTTTCCAGGATGTCATCGCCCAACGTCTGCAAGTGATGGACGCGCAAGCATTCCATCACTGCATGGAACACGATATCCCGATTCTGATCTTCGATTTCCAGAAGGCAGGCAACATCATTAATGCCGCACGTGGCGTACAGGTGGGAACATTGGTTAACAGCAATGCTGCCTCCTGA
- the tsf gene encoding translation elongation factor Ts, protein MAEITAAAVRSLRERTDLPMMRCKKALVEAGGDEEKAIAILASETQSIKDKRADNKTTEGRIFVAMKEDGSEAAIVDFQCETAPVASNEGFITLGEMMAKQLLEGPGAETTEELMSQKAPGQDRTLQEVLDELVNKIAEKFSVEFAKRVPGPVGFYIHHDGKSGALFQAEGEPSTDPVLRDVAMHVTAIRPIHASVADLDPAIVKAEKDRLSEEARSTGKPENIIEKMVEGRMKNFYSEQGVLEAQAFAKDETKTVGKILEEKKLKPKAFYLRVIG, encoded by the coding sequence ATGGCCGAGATTACGGCTGCTGCAGTTCGCTCACTACGCGAACGAACCGACCTACCCATGATGCGCTGCAAGAAAGCCCTTGTTGAAGCTGGCGGCGATGAAGAAAAGGCCATTGCAATCCTGGCCTCTGAAACTCAGAGTATCAAGGATAAGCGAGCCGACAATAAAACGACCGAAGGTCGAATATTTGTCGCCATGAAAGAAGACGGCAGTGAAGCTGCAATCGTCGATTTTCAATGCGAAACCGCCCCAGTTGCTTCCAACGAAGGTTTTATTACTCTCGGCGAGATGATGGCCAAGCAATTGCTTGAAGGCCCTGGAGCGGAAACTACCGAAGAACTGATGTCCCAGAAAGCACCTGGTCAGGATCGCACTTTACAGGAAGTGCTCGATGAACTGGTCAACAAAATTGCAGAAAAATTCAGTGTCGAGTTTGCGAAACGCGTTCCTGGTCCTGTTGGGTTTTACATTCACCACGATGGCAAATCTGGTGCATTGTTCCAGGCCGAAGGAGAACCTTCAACCGATCCTGTCCTGCGGGATGTCGCGATGCATGTCACGGCTATTCGTCCGATTCATGCGAGTGTTGCCGATCTGGATCCAGCCATTGTGAAAGCAGAAAAAGATCGACTGTCTGAAGAAGCCCGCAGTACAGGCAAACCGGAAAACATCATTGAAAAGATGGTGGAAGGCCGCATGAAGAACTTCTATTCCGAACAGGGAGTTCTCGAAGCTCAGGCATTCGCAAAAGACGAAACGAAAACTGTTGGTAAGATTCTCGAAGAAAAGAAACTCAAACCAAAAGCGTTTTATCTACGCGTGATTGGTTAA
- the rpsB gene encoding 30S ribosomal protein S2, with protein sequence MADINVKDILDAGVHFGHPAARWNPKMRPYIYGRRNRIHIIDLKETVRGLIRAQRYLEKVSSQGSLVLFVGTKRQAAATVKECALACGMPYVSERWLGGMLTNYRTIRNRIKKLEELEAIQESGDMASFSKKAQSKMLREYKKINRNLGGIRDLNRLPEALVVIDPTKEHNAVHEARLLGIKIVALIDTDSDPDLVDLPVPGNDDSMRSVRLITTHLSNAIISGKSKLPQDKERSNPAEDSMKPVPTIS encoded by the coding sequence ATGGCTGACATTAACGTAAAAGACATTCTCGATGCTGGTGTTCACTTCGGTCACCCGGCTGCACGCTGGAATCCTAAAATGCGACCTTATATTTATGGTCGCCGTAACCGAATTCATATCATCGACTTAAAAGAAACAGTCCGCGGCTTGATTAGAGCCCAGCGGTATCTGGAAAAGGTCTCTTCACAAGGGAGCCTCGTACTCTTTGTAGGCACCAAGCGACAAGCAGCAGCAACCGTCAAAGAATGTGCGCTAGCCTGTGGTATGCCTTATGTGAGTGAGCGTTGGCTGGGCGGAATGCTGACCAATTACCGCACCATCCGTAACCGCATCAAAAAACTTGAGGAACTCGAAGCAATTCAGGAATCTGGCGATATGGCCAGCTTTTCAAAGAAGGCTCAGTCCAAGATGCTGCGTGAGTACAAGAAAATTAACCGTAACCTCGGTGGTATTCGAGATTTGAATCGGCTCCCTGAAGCGTTGGTAGTAATCGATCCGACGAAAGAGCATAACGCAGTCCATGAAGCACGCCTGCTAGGCATTAAAATTGTTGCATTGATCGATACCGATTCTGACCCCGATCTTGTCGACCTGCCAGTTCCTGGTAACGATGACAGCATGCGATCGGTTCGTCTGATCACAACGCATCTTTCGAACGCAATTATCAGTGGAAAAAGTAAGCTGCCTCAGGATAAGGAACGATCCAACCCAGCTGAAGATTCCATGAAGCCTGTTCCAACGATTTCTTAA
- a CDS encoding DUF1559 domain-containing protein — protein sequence MSKNFSAFQFRKAFTLIELLVVIAIIAILVALLLPAVQQAREAARRSSCKNNLKQIGLALHNYHDTYRVMPPGYIGDYGHYSNSGGTPLVHPKGANNNVGQWTWTAMIAPMIEQSAAFDALNVSGRSGAAALNNWANTQAVFQTPVASLRCPSDTGPDTAGGLRRPSTAGGTRRNVAVVNYVGVNRGANSHNVRARKNQSNGIFYVDSKVRFRDITDGTSNTLIVGERAWRYKVTNPSTGGLDNVDSRASNLWITRSSNDPNNECGGCGYSDALGVTGIGVNGKDLYNASFVLQQGRARGKFSSFHDGGAQFVLSDGSVRFLSENLSTTTYSRLGNKSDGNLIGEF from the coding sequence ATGAGTAAGAATTTCAGTGCCTTTCAGTTTCGTAAGGCGTTCACATTAATCGAGCTACTTGTAGTGATCGCAATCATTGCAATCCTGGTTGCTCTTCTTCTCCCCGCAGTGCAACAAGCCCGAGAAGCGGCTCGCCGATCTTCCTGCAAGAACAATCTGAAACAGATCGGATTAGCACTTCATAATTATCACGATACTTATCGTGTCATGCCACCGGGATATATTGGAGATTATGGTCATTACAGCAATTCCGGCGGCACGCCTCTTGTTCATCCCAAAGGAGCAAATAATAACGTGGGACAATGGACCTGGACGGCTATGATCGCTCCGATGATTGAGCAGAGTGCTGCTTTTGATGCTCTCAATGTCAGTGGTCGCAGCGGAGCCGCAGCGCTGAACAACTGGGCAAACACTCAAGCTGTCTTCCAAACTCCAGTCGCCTCGTTACGTTGTCCATCCGATACTGGTCCAGATACTGCGGGTGGGCTCAGACGACCTTCTACAGCAGGTGGAACAAGACGCAACGTGGCTGTTGTGAATTATGTTGGAGTGAATCGTGGTGCCAACAGCCATAATGTCCGAGCCAGGAAAAATCAGTCGAACGGTATCTTCTACGTGGACAGTAAGGTCCGTTTCCGAGACATCACAGACGGGACAAGTAACACATTGATTGTTGGAGAAAGAGCATGGAGATACAAGGTGACGAATCCTTCCACCGGGGGTCTGGATAATGTCGATTCCCGAGCATCAAACCTCTGGATCACGAGATCATCTAACGATCCGAATAATGAATGTGGTGGCTGTGGCTATTCAGATGCCCTGGGAGTGACCGGCATCGGGGTCAACGGCAAGGATCTTTACAATGCATCCTTTGTCTTACAGCAAGGCCGAGCCAGAGGAAAGTTCTCATCATTTCATGATGGAGGAGCTCAGTTTGTGCTTTCTGATGGATCCGTTCGATTTCTTTCTGAGAATCTCAGCACGACGACTTATAGTCGATTGGGCAATAAATCAGACGGAAATCTAATCGGTGAATTCTAA
- the lipA gene encoding lipoyl synthase — protein sequence MQQLTIVTPQPERPKRRLPKWLKRPLPSTEMAFTSNVIEDLNLETVCESAKCPNRTECWAQKTATFMILGNVCTRPCGFCSVPKGKTGEILIDEPERVAEAAARLGLKYVVITCVTRDDLPDGGAEHFYECVQAVRAKTGADVEVLTSDFRGNRAAISRVVEARPDVFNHNVESVPRLYSRVRRNAIYQRSLDLLKQVKDEAPDMPTKSGLMLGLGETFDEVLDVAADLRAVGCDMLTMGQYLQPSADQLPVERFVPPEEFDELGEQCRKLGFSMVASGPFVRSSYHAGEMAAEATS from the coding sequence ATGCAACAGTTAACCATCGTTACTCCGCAGCCAGAACGTCCTAAACGCCGATTACCTAAGTGGTTGAAGCGTCCGCTGCCTAGTACCGAAATGGCATTTACCTCAAATGTTATCGAAGATCTGAATTTGGAAACGGTTTGCGAGAGTGCAAAATGTCCGAATCGAACAGAATGCTGGGCCCAAAAAACTGCTACGTTCATGATTCTTGGGAATGTCTGTACTCGCCCTTGCGGGTTCTGTTCCGTGCCTAAAGGGAAAACTGGTGAGATTCTGATCGATGAACCGGAACGCGTTGCTGAAGCAGCCGCTCGTCTCGGCTTGAAATATGTCGTGATCACCTGCGTGACACGCGATGATCTGCCCGATGGGGGAGCCGAGCATTTTTATGAGTGTGTGCAGGCGGTCCGGGCAAAGACCGGAGCCGATGTCGAAGTTCTGACTTCCGACTTTCGCGGCAATCGTGCCGCAATTTCCCGTGTGGTTGAAGCTCGCCCCGATGTTTTCAATCACAATGTCGAATCTGTTCCCCGCTTGTACAGTCGGGTTCGCAGAAATGCTATTTATCAGCGATCACTCGATTTACTGAAGCAAGTTAAGGATGAAGCTCCCGACATGCCAACCAAGAGTGGGTTAATGCTTGGCCTGGGAGAAACCTTTGATGAAGTTCTCGATGTGGCCGCAGACTTGAGAGCCGTTGGATGCGATATGCTCACGATGGGACAATATCTGCAACCTTCCGCAGATCAACTTCCTGTCGAGCGATTCGTTCCGCCAGAAGAGTTTGATGAACTCGGCGAACAGTGCCGGAAACTTGGGTTTTCGATGGTTGCGAGTGGACCGTTTGTCAGATCAAGTTACCATGCCGGTGAAATGGCGGCAGAGGCGACTTCCTGA
- a CDS encoding biotin/lipoyl-containing protein: MSRNLPSQPDFNPLETTPLIAPHPGIDPLVEISGEITAWYLSKSDEFAAGDLLYQITWPGLVIDVSAEKSGMLVRILAKLRDPVEPGQQIALVRLTSTD, from the coding sequence ATGTCCAGGAATTTACCCTCTCAACCCGATTTCAATCCGCTGGAAACAACTCCACTAATAGCCCCCCATCCCGGCATTGATCCTTTGGTTGAGATTTCAGGCGAGATCACTGCGTGGTATCTGAGTAAGTCCGATGAATTCGCTGCAGGTGATTTGCTCTATCAAATCACCTGGCCGGGATTGGTGATTGATGTTTCTGCGGAAAAATCAGGAATGCTGGTGCGAATTCTCGCTAAACTTCGCGATCCTGTCGAACCTGGACAACAGATTGCTCTGGTTCGTCTAACCAGCACAGACTAA
- a CDS encoding flagellar hook-basal body protein, with protein MLYGLYQSAVGADLQALKMDTVSNNIANASTSSFKRDLAVFGVRQQQAQLDGNQYGIPPGLEDHPGSAIAVETFTDHSQGPLNNTGSPLDAALAGPGFYRVTDGESEFLTRRGSFTLNADSDLVEVDTGYHVLDEIGKPISVPPGSELQISQEGFLTAIDPLTNLPVPLGRFDVVEPTDYRLLQKQGDSLYSIDESAVQPAGPETQVRQGYQEGSGVQPVKEMLEMIQTSRGFEANMNLIQHQDNSLGQLLQAIGKN; from the coding sequence ATGTTATACGGACTCTATCAATCAGCCGTCGGAGCCGATCTTCAGGCTTTGAAGATGGATACGGTCTCGAATAACATCGCGAACGCGAGCACATCCTCTTTTAAACGTGACCTGGCTGTTTTTGGAGTGCGACAACAGCAGGCACAACTCGACGGCAACCAATATGGCATTCCTCCGGGACTGGAAGATCATCCCGGCTCTGCAATTGCAGTCGAAACATTTACCGATCATTCACAAGGTCCACTAAACAATACGGGATCTCCGTTGGATGCCGCTCTGGCAGGGCCAGGGTTTTATCGTGTGACCGATGGTGAGTCGGAATTCCTGACACGCCGAGGTTCATTTACACTCAATGCCGATTCTGATCTCGTGGAAGTCGATACGGGGTATCATGTTCTGGATGAGATCGGCAAACCGATATCGGTGCCGCCGGGCAGTGAACTGCAAATCAGTCAGGAGGGTTTCCTCACTGCGATCGATCCTCTGACCAATCTTCCTGTTCCTCTGGGACGTTTTGACGTGGTGGAGCCGACCGACTACCGGCTGCTGCAAAAACAGGGTGACAGTCTCTATAGCATCGACGAATCGGCTGTGCAGCCAGCAGGTCCTGAAACACAAGTACGTCAGGGATATCAAGAGGGTTCTGGGGTTCAACCAGTCAAAGAAATGCTGGAAATGATTCAAACCTCACGCGGTTTCGAAGCCAACATGAATCTGATTCAACACCAGGACAATTCTCTCGGACAACTTTTGCAGGCGATCGGAAAAAATTGA